A single Apium graveolens cultivar Ventura unplaced genomic scaffold, ASM990537v1 ctg4013, whole genome shotgun sequence DNA region contains:
- the LOC141701534 gene encoding transcription termination factor MTERF15, mitochondrial-like — MISFMHKYLLKNNTAAAITSLKSTHLCFLNSTHRYLSENVSSKLTCIKALFENYGFTDTQVSTLFKKYPFMITLKVDIAKPKLDFLHSFGFTSSDLCKVLADNGYVMRRSLENCLIPSCEILKGLLKDCKSVIVLVKKHPRVIKQDLRNSVVPNIELLRHYGVQNSRILAMLKQQPGTLLIGANRFKILVKEISEMGFDPGKIHFAGAITVWSGLSKETRERKLDLLRMWGWSDDEILLAFKKQPKIMISSEEKIEQVMDFLVNKMGWNASQISYRPLVMMHSLENWTMPRCLVVRFLLSKGVVEKNLTLSSFIRMSEDNFRKRFVDKFCVDFPEVITLYGGAEDNAQKFSRKITN, encoded by the coding sequence ATGATTAGTTTTATGCACAAATATTTGCTCAAGAATAACACTGCTGCTGCTATTACTTCTTTAAAATCAACCCATTTGTGTTTCTTGAATTCAACCCATAGATATTTGTCTGAAAATGTTAGCTCTAAACTCACTTGTATTAAGGCCCTTTTCGAGAATTATGGATTCACTGATACCCAAGTTTCGACATTGTTCAAGAAGTACCCATTTATGATAACTTTGAAGGTAGATATAGCCAAACCCAAATTAGACTTTTTACATTCGTTTGGGTTTACATCCAGTGACCTTTGTAAAGTACTAGCAGATAATGGATATGTTATGAGACGCAGTTTAGAAAATTGTCTCATACCATCTTGTGAGATTTTGAAGGGTTTACTTAAAGATTGTAAGAGCGTAATTGTTTTGGTTAAGAAGCATCCCAGGGTGATAAAACAAGATTTGAGAAATTCAGTAGTACCTAATATTGAATTGTTACGACATTATGGGGTACAGAATTCTAGGATTTTGGCAATGTTAAAGCAACAGCCGGGCACTTTACTAATAGGTGCTAACAGGTTTAAAATTTTGGTTAAAGAAATTAGCGAAATGGGGTTTGATCCAGGGAAGATTCACTTTGCAGGTGCAATCACCGTGTGGAGTGGGTTAAGTAAAGAGACTCGGGAGCGAAAGTTGGATCTGTTAAGGATGTGGGGCTGGTCAGATGATGAAATTCTTTTGGCATTTAAGAAGCAGCCTAAAATTATGATAAGTTCCGAGGAGAAGATAGAGCAAGTCATGGATTTTTTGGTTAACAAAATGGGATGGAATGCATCACAAATTTCATATCGCCCCCTTGTTATGATGCATAGCTTGGAAAACTGGACGATGCCACGGTGTTTGGTTGTTCGGTTTTTGTTGTCAAAGGGTGTAGTGGAGAAGAACTTGACCTTGAGTTCGTTCATAAGAATGAGTGAGGACAACTTTAGAAAAAGGTTTGTGGATAAATTCTGTGTTGATTTTCCGGAAGTGATTACTTTGTATGGAGGCGCGGAGGATAATGCACAGAAATTTAGCAGAAAAATCACCAACTAA
- the LOC141701535 gene encoding uncharacterized protein LOC141701535 isoform X2, with amino-acid sequence MQLQAVAGCGLFIIIFMTVGASSSGSGSGSGTGQGNRSGMGRRESERKKDENDGSEYMGDGDDEDEDSDDEILIQKAARSASEGHYKKRPKDDEPKLGVVHFLDGALFQRTILPVLRHRCLSKLDKLCGH; translated from the exons ATGCAACTTCAAGC GGTTGCTGGTTGTGGTTTGTTTATTATAATTTTCATGACGGTAGGTGCTAGTAGCAGCGGGAGTGGTAGTGGTAGTGGTACTGGTCAAGGGAATAGGAGTGGGATGGGTCGGCGAGAAAGCGAAAGGAAAAAAGATGAAAATGATGGATCAGAATATATGGGAGATGGAGATGACGAGGATGAGGATAGTGACGATGAGATACTGATTCAGAAAGCTGCACGAAGTGCTTCAGAGGGTCACTACAAGAAAAGGCCAAAGGACGATGAACCTAAACTTGGAGTTGTTCACTTCCTTGATGGTGCCTT ATTTCAACGGACAATTCTCCCTGTTCTAAGGCATAGATGTCTTTCAAAACTTGATAAACTCTGTGGCCATTAA
- the LOC141701535 gene encoding uncharacterized protein LOC141701535 isoform X1: protein MKFNLLKQTARILFPIIKAPYHFLGLVKSEQEKFTSLVYLVLRRHEEIMQLQAVAGCGLFIIIFMTVGASSSGSGSGSGTGQGNRSGMGRRESERKKDENDGSEYMGDGDDEDEDSDDEILIQKAARSASEGHYKKRPKDDEPKLGVVHFLDGALFQRTILPVLRHRCLSKLDKLCGH, encoded by the exons ATGAAATTCAATTTGCTCAAACAAACTGCCAGAATTTTATTCCCAATTATTAAGGCACCATATCATTTTCTTGGCCTGGTGAAAAGCGAGCAGGAGAAATTTACAAGTCTCG TTTATTTGGTTTTGCGGAGGCACGAGGAGATTATGCAACTTCAAGC GGTTGCTGGTTGTGGTTTGTTTATTATAATTTTCATGACGGTAGGTGCTAGTAGCAGCGGGAGTGGTAGTGGTAGTGGTACTGGTCAAGGGAATAGGAGTGGGATGGGTCGGCGAGAAAGCGAAAGGAAAAAAGATGAAAATGATGGATCAGAATATATGGGAGATGGAGATGACGAGGATGAGGATAGTGACGATGAGATACTGATTCAGAAAGCTGCACGAAGTGCTTCAGAGGGTCACTACAAGAAAAGGCCAAAGGACGATGAACCTAAACTTGGAGTTGTTCACTTCCTTGATGGTGCCTT ATTTCAACGGACAATTCTCCCTGTTCTAAGGCATAGATGTCTTTCAAAACTTGATAAACTCTGTGGCCATTAA
- the LOC141701533 gene encoding uncharacterized protein LOC141701533 codes for MKAALMWTISDFPTLGMLSGWSTKGLIVKTLCEEIQFPPPGKSIRRKPRDYGVTHNWTHFSPFFELPYWETLSLRHNIDVMHTEKNIFENIFFTLLNVRKKTKDNSKARKDFKELGVHRELWIQDGNTMPSAPYVLEKEQILKSFKWIEELELPDGYVSNISRFFYSMELLPVHLATECKLGGLTNFRWMYFVERFLHDLKLNVKNKARAEGSMAERYIEEECVHFCSLYFESKAKTVHNQLRQNEASKSSFDPNLLEVYTYPTYPMLRTGFRILSDDEHKLVTYYILINSPEVGKFLRGFQRLVDKEHPDFNDAKKEEFQKIYFIDWFRRRVEGDQELKAKFKDLIRGPMYDVESFKGCKCNGYKFGCAKEKELTSSNSGVVVIGSSYQGSFDNYYGRLQEVLKLYYHNGNQVVLFKCHWFDHTTHVKVDRNRMITVDVKSKLRAEDVFVLASHAHQVYYAPSITNPKSSCMFENDFSYHEYNEDKNKEKDDDEERSIHEESDSDHDDLA; via the exons ATGAAGGCAGCATTGATGTGGACAATTAGTGACTTTCCTACACTTGGCATGCTTAGTGGATGGTCGACTAAGG GATTAATTGTAAAGACCCTTTGTGAGGAGATTCAGTTTCCTCCCCCTGGAAAGTCAATCAGAAGAAAACCCAGGGATTATGGTGTAACACATAATTGGACACACTTCTCTCCATTTTTTGAGCTACCGTATTGGGAGACACTCAGTCTTCGTCATAATATCGACGTCATGCATACGGAAAAAAATATCTTTGAAAACATCTTCTTCACTTTGTTGAATGTTAGGAAGAAGACCAAAGATAACTCGAAGGCAAGGAAAGATTTTAAAGAATTAGGTGTACATCGTGAGTTGTGGATTCAAGATGGTAACACAATGCCGAGTGCTCCTTATGTACTTGAGAAAGAACAAATCCTCAAATCGTTCAAGTGGATTGAAGAATTGGAACTTCCAGATGGGTATGTATCAAATATATCCAG GTTTTTTTATTCGATGGAGCTTTTGCCGGTTCATTTGGCTACAGAGTGTAAGTTAGGTGGTCTAACTAATTTTCGATGGATGTACTTTGTTGAAAGATTTTTGCACGACTTGAAATTGAATGTAAAAAACAAAGCTCGGGCAGAAGGTTCAATGGCAGAACGATATATTGAGGAAGAATGTGTTCACTTTTGCTCATTATATTTCGAATCCAAAGCCAAGACAGTGCATAATCAGTTACGTCAAAATGAGGCATCAAAAAGCTCATTTGATCCTAACTTGTTAGAAGTTTACACATACCCAACATACCCCATGCTTCGGACCGGATTTAGAATTTTGAGCGATGATGAGCATAAACTTGTGACCTACTATATTCTAATTAATTCTCCAGAAGTCGGAAAATTTTTGCG GGGATTCCAAAGGTTAGTGGATAAAGAACATCCTGATTTCAATGATGCAAAAAAAGAAGAGTTTCAAAAAATATACTTCATTGATTGGTTTCGTAGAAGG GTGGAAGGTGATCAAGAGCTCAAAGCTAAATTTAAAGATTTAATAAGAGGACCTATGTATGATGTTGAATCCTTTAAAGGATGCAAATGTAATGGATATAAATTCGGTTGTGCGAAGGAAAAGGAGCTCACCTCATCAAATTCCGGTGTGGTTGTTATTG GAAGTTCATACCAAGGAAGCTTTGACAATTATTATGGACGACTACAAGAAGTACTTAAGCTCTACTATCACAATGGCAATCAAGTTGTCTTATTCAAATGTCATTGGTTTGATCATACTACACATGTCAAAGTCGATAGAAATAGGATGATCACGGTGGATGTAAAATCAAAGTTAAGAGCCGAAGATGTATTTGTGTTGGCTAGCCATGCCCATCAAGTATATTACGCACCGAGCATTACAAATCCAAAGTCTTCATG TATGTTCGAAAATGATTTCTCTTATCATGAGTACAATGAGGACAAAAACAAAGAGAAAGACGACGATGAAGAGAGGAGTATTCATGAGGAGAGTGATAGTGATCATGATGATTTGGCGTAG